The region tACACGCCTGTAAACGCTGGAAATCTAAACAGAAGGTCTGTCTAgaccaggaaaaacaaaaaaagttcttAAAAAGTACAGTCAGTTAATTCAGCTGAGCTACAGTGACTTGAAACTTGCCATCTAACGGCATTAACGTGAGATGCTGCCATGAACGCAGCATGAACTGGCTGGTGTTGGTGACTTCGGCTCCTTTCCTAGTCTAGACAGAGCCAGGGTGGTGAGATGAGATGGGAAGAGTTGCGGGGGGGAATGATGTGATGGGGTTGTTCAGAAAGGAACGCTCTGGAAGATCATTTTAGCTAGAGGAGTGGAGACAGGACgtcattcaaaaaaaaaaaaaaaaaaaaaaaaaaaaacaagaaaaaaaagcaagacagACCGTGCAGCTCAATAAATCAAAGCACTGACACCAAAAATGTTTCTCCGATTTCTTCCAATAAGTTAttcgtttctttcttttattattattattattaattattattattatattccCCTCCCGCCATCCCCccaatcattattttaaaaatgtgaaagaacaGAAGCGGGAAAAAAATCCTGGTGGTTGTCTTCAAATATTCCTGGCAAGAGACTCTTAACCACTGATCTTGCGCCATTGTGCTCCTCTGATCTTAAATTATtgtctttcttttattattatttttattattattattattttgtccTACCTAATAGAATTCTTCCAAAGCCCAatccaatatttttaaagctaaaattaagacggttttgttttaaaagattatctctctcttttctccttttatttaactttttcttttccttttttttttttttttcccctctctccctctctttctctcattttctgtgtttctcttccTTGTCTCCAGTTTTACTACCTGGTCCTTCGCCAGATGTGTGCCTGTTAGCAGTGTTGTTGTTCAAGAACATCTTGTCCATGCCTTTGAGAGCTTCAGTCAGGTAGTTTTGAAGGGCTGTGAGGGCAGCACAGATAGCGGGGGCCCCAAAGCCATGAGTGATGAGGCTGAAGTGAGTCAAGCAGCTCTGAATGCCCGGTTCCAAAATAGGGGTGGGCCGGCTGTTTCCAATGGGTGTCCTGTCCTGGGCCAAGAGATCTGTAAATTCTTTACAAAGTTGCctgcacagaagaaagaaaggcaaagagaggacaagagagagagaaaagcagtgGTTAGGCTCATCCCACACTTTTCCAAGATAACCAAGACTGAAGAAAGAGGTAGATTCAAGTCAAAGGTGATCTCAAGCCCTTAGGATGGGACCTTTCTCATagacagtttgggttggaaggaaccgtcaaagctcatctagttcaacccaccCCCCTGCCTACAATGAGAAGGGACATCTTTAGCTAGATCAGGTTTTCCaccttcctttccttcagcaATGCTTGGGAACCGACCATGACaagccagcagctccctgctcagGATTATGTTCTTCAGGAGAGAGTTTTCTGCAATTGCAGGATAACAGCAGGTCTGAAGATCAAAATCTTTCCAGCAGCCACAAGGATGTCCATTGTCCCTGACCATTGCAgtgggggttggactagatgacctttgaaggtctcttccaacccaaactattctatgattctattattctgaaGCACTATGAAAACCCAGCCCTGCTTGGTGTCTCTAGAAATAACAAAgatcaatgatccttgtgggtgccttccaactcaggacgttctgtgattctgtgagatgttCCATGGGTCTTTTAGCTGCCCATCTTCCTGGAGGCTTGACCCTGGCTCAAAGCAGCTCCCACCAATGCTATTACTGGAAGAAAGCACAACCGCGTGCTGAGAGCTACTGGGTGACACAGAGACagggtgcaggaaaggaccaAAATGGAGCATCCTCTGAGACTGCTCAGGCTGAGCCACCTTACTGAGAAAGATCAGAACTTTAGGACTCCATGCTGGCTTCTTCATTGCATAAGGAGCAAAGCAAGCActtcctattttattttgggGAGTGACATCCCAATTAACACATCAGAGTTGACCTCTGGCTCTTGTTTGTTTGCCCACACCTTTGAAAactcagatttcatttttataattaattcCCTCACCACCACTTTCTTTTGCATTGCTCTGGTCCAAAAGGCCTTCAAGTCAACGGGTGCCTGAGCAACGTACAAACCCTGAGGGCTGGTGGGGTTCCCAAAAGAATAGTTTCTTTGAGGCAGATGTCTACCCAGGGACTGGAGAGAAAAggctggaattaaaaaaaaaaaaaaaaaaaaacaaaccacaaccacTTTAAAAAGGAGTTCATCTCCCATCCTCTGAAATTCTCTGAAATCTCTGAAATTCCCAGTGGTTTAAAGGTTTCAGAGGGTGGGGAAAGATAAAGGTCTACTTCTATGTGTATTATCCATTAAGAAAGTGCAAGAGAGGAAACTTTGAATTTGGAGAACAAACAGTAATGAGTCCAACATTTTACATCttcaaagagcaaagcagggtCTGTGAGCAATTAAAGTTCTGGGACATTAATATCTTCTGACCCTGCGGAAAAGGGCAATCAAATTCCAATCACGTCTAAAAAACATCTGGACGAATTTGAGCAAATGATTTTTCAACCCTCCATATATCTCTTTAAATTACACTATCATCTGAGGCAAGCCACATTCCAGAGTATGAAATAAATGAGAGTTGCTTGGgctggtatttttttcctttttctttttttttttttttaagctttttttaaaatttcttgcaGATAGATGGAGATATGTGGAGACACAGAGTACCCACCATCCAGGACTCAAGCAAATCATGAAGCACCCAGTTAATAGCCTGGGAGGCAGAGCCAAGTGTAAATCATCTGATACAGCACATTCACCGAGAAAGTCCCGAGAGAGAAAGATGAGCTGGGAGGACCAAACCGAGCATCAGTACAAGTACATGGTGGTGGTAGagggtgtttcttttttgttacttttatttttttttaaaccctatGGTAAAGACATTGCAGTTTGGTAGCAGACAAACAGGTATGTGtgagcagcaggagggacagacagacatgctGTGGAGGCAAAATATAGATTTTTGGTCCCCTTTCCATAAAGATATTTGAACTGGGGAGGGGCTTGGAAGCTATGTATGGTAGCTAGGGGACAGTCAGCTACATCCTCTAtaaggacagtgtgtgtgggcAGAAAACCCATTGCAGAGGGACATTATAGGGTCTCCCCTGCCCATAGAAGGTTACGAACAACTTTTCTCCCCATGGGGCCGGTATAATTTGGGGACCGGAAAAATCTGCCGGCTTTCTAAACGAGCCCAGAGGGAGGGTTTGAAGAGCAGGAGAATTTTCTCTTTACTCACTTTGTAGCAAGCAGCATATTTTTCCGGGAGTGGAGGTCGCTGGGGTCCGTGTGCTGTCTGTTCAGGTACTCAGAAACAGCTTTGGCTGGGAATTCCGTTTCGCAGATGTACCCAAAATCCCGAGCTAAATGTACGGCCTCACCTGGAGGAGAACGACAAGGACATTAGCACCTCCGGGCAGCGCCGGCCCCGGGCTGGGCTGGTCCGACCTGCCGGGCACCCGGGAGGGGCAGCAGGGCTGTTGCCCACCGCTCCCTCCAGGAGAGACCAGCTCCTTCGGGCCGTCTTTAGAAAATTTATATCATCCCTTACATCTTAGGGACAAGCTCCGGGTATAGGTTTTTTCCCTCCACAAGCCCTGTTTTGGGGGTAGAAGTTAGTTGACGGGACAGATTTTCAGCTGATGGGGTTTGACTTTGCTACAATGCGCTTGTGATGGTACGTACACATGGAGCTGATTGTGCAGAACTGTGGGAGAAGtgtgcacacatacatacacacacacacacactttcaaatgaactgggaccaaaaaaaaaaggcaagaggaaaCTCAAATCCCGAAAGACAGAAAGATCCAAACTTCCCTTACAGCAGAGAAATAGTTCCTGTTTCAGTACACCATAACACTGTCCAAAATTTTACAGACATTGACATAATGTTAATATTAACGTCAGTTCTTTGTGTGTATGCTTATATACACATTGTTTGTACACAGAGCACTTGCATCACTATCACAATTATTGCTACAACAGTAAATTACTGAAAATAACTGACTTTCACCCGATAGAAATTattaatcttctttcttaactgaCCATCATGCAGTAGGAACTCCTGTCTGCCCTGTGGAAGGATAGCAACTAATAGcaacattttctgtgaaaaataataattattctAATTGTCACTTTTCCTGCCTGTCTGCTTTCAGGTTTCTTGCCTTCAGAGGTTCGTGTCATCCAACTCCTATGGATATACTTTATACCACGAGAAGAAGACAGTGGCTTCAGAAAATAGGAAAATAGGAAGGGGAGGGGATGGAAGGGAAACCCAGGCTCAAGGGGGATTCCACCAGATTATAGCTCAGCCCCTCTGGAATAAAGCGTTAAACCCTTTAAAGCACCGCCTGAGGGACCAGGGGGTTGAAGATTTCCAACCCTCAAAACAGATATGCCTGATAACTCCAGGACCACGTTATTTTTAACGACCGAGAGTTGCTTTCCAACGTCGTCTTCTGCTCTCCAAAGCTTCTTGCTAATCACCAAACCGCTTAATGAAAGCGAGGGCAGCCGGCGGAGCCCGGGGAGTCCCCACCACGGCCCCACCGCCCCGGGCAGGGTCCCCCCGGGCACCGCTCGGGTAATCCCGGCCGGAGCGTTTCTGCTCTCGGCGATACAATTGCAGTGACGCTaaagcctggctggtggcaggaaagaaagataaatctccagcaggtgcagctgcTTCCAAAATAGAGGGAGCTCTCTGGAGGTAAACTGTTGATTTGTAAGGAAATCAGGGGAGAGGAGGTAATGTACACCTTACTACACACTTGACATAGATTTTAGCATCACTACACAACCGCGCAAGCTTTGGAACCTCAGAACAGCTTCGAGGAGGGAATGATTTTTCTGTGAGTAGGATGCTCTTGTTTTTACATATGTGCACGAAACCGGGTGTTAAAGGGCTGTTCTCACACACGTCTCCTATAGCGCGACCCTAATTCATAACCTGCGCTGTGCTTTGCACACTCAGCATAACCTACAAGTGGGTACCAGGAGCAGCTCGTTAATACCAGCCCCCGTCTTTTTACCAACCTGCCTTCAGCTCTGCATGCGGCAAACTCTTTTGATTGAGTTGAAAAGTTAATATCTAGCACAAATGTTTATGCATGCTTATATGCAGAAGAGATAAGTGGATTATTTATACGCCTCTTGGTGTGTATGTGTAATGTAGATACATATAATTCATAAATGCACCCATACTATTTCGGTTATGTGTTTTTTGGAAAAGGTCCAACTTCTCTTAGCATAAGCACACACATATCCTAAACATATTAGTGGCTCTACATTTTACTTTTCCCTACGTTAACGATAGATCAAAGAAACACGCCGAGCATCAAAATGACATTAGTTGACTCGAAATGAGGTGAaacttcagtctcctcttccctctctccttcctcaggAGTAGCTTGTCTCTTCATTCAGTTCTAGCCACCTTAAGGTAAACCGTGCTCTGCGACTCTTCAATTGCTCTGATTTCTgtctatatatatttaatatgtaCTATTTTTCCTGGCTGAGCGTCCCGTAGTGGCCAAAAATAAGCTCAGGAGGAGCGAATTAGCGGGAGGATGGAGTAGACATGGAGTCGGAGAGCACAGACTGGAAATCAATAGCAATGAGGAATGGGACAGCCATGAATAatcacacacatatacacacatatatacatacatatacacactcACACAACCGCATTCTTGCCACCAAGAGGAATCAATGATGATTTCATTTTTGGGAATGGGATCGTTAACCTCGCCGGTTTTCATCTTAGTCCGCCCTGAATTTCACCTCTGCAAGGTTTTCCCACCTGATCCCTAAAGTTTGGgggtttgattttttattttggttggtAAAATGTCAGACACGAGTTCAGAGCAGGCAAGGGTGTGAAAGGAGCTGCGACCCTCGGCTTACCTTCCACCAGGGAGGTGAGTAAAGTGACATTTGCGGCCTTACGCCTGCCGGCTGGTAAATTCAAACCGATTTTTTCTAGCCTTTCTCGCAAAGATCTCCCCCCGTTTTTCGATTTGGCTCTAGAATGGCAAAGAAATTAACATCGTGATTAACCCCGCAAGTGTTTCTGGAAGAAACGTTTAGTCTGTGTAGTCAGTGGAGCCTGGGAGGGTTTTCACTCGACGTGATTTGGGTGTGTTGGTTTCTGCTCGAGTTTGCTGAGATTTGTTTGATTTCTCGTAGGGGTGAGAGTGGGAATGAACCCACTTTTCTGGCTGTTTTACCCAGGGAAATCAAATAATGCCAGATAGCAATAATTAATGGATAGGGTTCTGATCTAGAGAGCTAGGGGGTTTCTACTGTACGACACTAACTCGTATTAGGATGGAGTGGGGAGACAGGCAGAAAGATAGAGAAGGAGAATTAAATTTTCAGTTATTCCAGGAAAGAGCCAGAATGGgaggaagaacaagaaaaaaaaaaaatctgagaggCTCGAAAGAAGAATGTATGTGCCTGTGGACAAatagaaaagggggaaaatacTTATGAAACTTCAGGAACCCTTTCGTGAGTGTGTATGAATGTGTTCTTAAGCAAAAAGGCGATTCTGGGAGGAAGAGCCAGCCCAAAGGCAGGGAGCGTTATACAGGGGGAACTGAGTGCCGGAAGGAAGATTTGAATATCTGTCGGAGGTTGCTGATAAGGACAATAAAAGGATGAGTGAGCTATAGGTGAGAAATAAAGAGCTATTGTTCCCACGCTTATACATATGTAGACCCTCAGGGATAAAACCTTGCCACGTGCGAAATCAGGGAGTTTGGGCACCAAGACTGAAGCTCATCCCAAATATCTCTTAGTTCTGACTTAAAATTTGTATAAGAGTTAGCAGTCACACTTAGAGTAAGGAAACCAGAAACGACAAAGAAGCCAGACTGGCTTCCcactattttaaattaaagtaaATAGGGCGAGATGGCAGAATTGCAAGAGAGCGGCTTTCTATATTTCATCTGCTCTGAAGCAAAAGCTTGTCTAAAATTTAGATTAAAGATAGGAACTGAAGTCAGCAGCAGCCAATGATTATGGCTTGGGCCATCTCCAGAAATCCACTGAAGTTCAATAATTGTGTTTCTTTACCTTGATAATCACATTTTCTATCGTGTATCTCTCAGATGTTCTCCCTACTCCATTTGTAGTTGTACAGAATGAGCAGGCAGGTTAGCATCTGTAAGTAAAAAATCTCTGCTGCTCTCACTGGCAAGGATCACAGCTGAGCAATAATTACAGACATTCACGTGGAACAACATCTATTTTGGGAGACCCTAATTCTCACGTGCATTTTTGGGTGACTGACTGCATGTAGCAGGActtgccctctcctctccagACGCGGGGCTGGAGTCTCTGACATCatcacagttttttttttttgcatgtgaaaaaaattaaaaccctcCATACcaacttcattttaaaacatcttaaaGTCAACGTAGCCCTATTTTTGATGCAGGAGCTGGCAATGTATTTCCCCCCTCTAAGACTAGCAGCTTTTAAACATGACTTGAATCTTATTCAGGGCCAAATTAATTATATGTATTTCTGTCTTGAAGTTATGCTTTGCCTTCCAGTCTGGCGTATACCTCACATGTAGAAAATAAAGTCTTATCCCCTCTCAGCTTTTCATCGGCTTCAGTGAACTGGTACCTCGTACCATATCACTACTTCCCTGTTCTGACTGGAGATAGAGCCTTAGCTCACCTTTCTTACAGACAAGTCAAGAAGGACTTATCAAGAAGATAAAAGCCTTCTCCTGTTAGTCTTTCCAGACGATGACGTCGGAGCTTAAATCCTTGTTTCTGGTACCTAAATGTACGATCTCTCACTTGATAAGATGGAGAAGCAACAAGACCTCCAGGTTATCCCATGGTCTTCTTTTTCCTCGGCATTAATAGTGCCAACAATTTTGAAGGTCTTCAGCAAAATCCACGAGGACATTAGTGGCTGATTTACACGAATGTTAAAGAGCAAAGGCCTGAAGACCAACTGTGACTAATTCGTCCAGCTACCTTATCTAGATGAAGCACTCAGTTTCTGACTTTCAAAGCTATCTGTTAATGGCTTTTCTTTAGTCAGGTACTTACCTACCTTACCCTGCCAATTTCAATAATGGCTTGTATGACATCACATTAATTGCCTTATCATTATTACCATATAGAGCAAGCCTCATCAATTTTTCAAGGAAATGCCTAGAAATACATCAGGTCCTGAAATACATCCAGTTCGTCCTGCAACATTTAACTGAAACATGCCCATCatggcattttatttttgtccattTTCTAAGAGACAAGTgtgaagagaagaagaaaagatagAAAGTTTGTGCGTGTGTAAGtgaaaatttccttttctcGGTTCCTTCATTTGGGAATTCTTTGACAGAAACTGCACAAGGCCTAATCTTACTCTAGTCTCTGCACAATAATCTCAATACCTGAATACAGCGTATTTTCACCTTATCCTGAACATTACACACACAAGATCAATGCATATTTGCAATATTCTTTACTGTTGATCAAATTTTTCTGGTGCATGCACGGATGCCCACACAGGGCCATGTTCACACACCCACCCCAGCTTCTTACCTTCTAAGTACTCCTCCTAGGAGGGATGCATTGAGACACTCGGGAGGAGAAAGGCGTCTTTGAACTTCTCCCACAGTTACTTTATACTTTGAAGTTGAACTAAGCAAAGACAAGCGGCCAGGTACAGAGCAAAACACCTCTCCAGTATTGACTGAGATTCCACCCAGGAAGCCATCTTTATTCATCATCAAAGAAGTAACAGATTTTGGAGGAACCGgaactggagaaagaaaaggggaagaggggagagagaaaCTATTATGGCACGAAGGAGTAGAGATTAACCACAGTCTCTCTGACAtgcacaaaacagcaaaatgaaagggAATTTTGAATCTCTGACTACCTCCAGCAACCTAAAGGGTGCTGTTCCCCCAACCTCTAGGAAACTGTTCCATGAATGATGGATGGAGAGAAAGGTGGTGCAGTACAGCCTCTATGCGGGGTTTGATCATTGGGAAATAAAATACGTATTGGCAAGCACCTGGCAACTTTCGGGTTTGAGCCTGTGTCTCAACCAGAGCCCCCCGATGCCTTTTGTACAACGGACAGCGCCtttctggaggggaaaaaaaaaataaaaatgaaaatttaccaccttttgtttttccctaatGTTTCCATTAGCGCTAAGCTGAGCCAGGATTAAATTCACCAGAAGAAGGGAATTGCTGTCTTAAATAAGTATAAGGCTGGAGGATGCAACAACCAGAAGACAGCCCTGTTATTGctttgtttggtattttttgttttgtttttgttaaatctGGTTTACGAAATAAAATAAgtccttttcttcagaaaaactaacaccagaaaagaaaaaaaaaagaatccgtTCTAACCGTGGCATTTGCCACCCTGATCATACTGTGCTGTCCGTGCAGTAATAAGAATTCTCCCACCCCTAAATTAAGTTGATCTAGTTACTGTAACACATATTTGAAGGTAGTtatgggggtgggggaggggtaaaaacagaacaataaaGTGAAACTCAACAAACTAAAACCACGATAAAATGCAATATGTGTTGTCTCTGAGAAACTAGTGAGGTTATTTTAAGAGTAACCAAGGGGATTATAACGAACAAATTCCTATAATAACAACCAGACACACTcggaaataaacaaaaaaaaaaaaaaaacccggCTAAACTAAGAATGAGAATAATTACCCTGTGACGTGACTTTTGTTTACAAATGAACTTCAATAATTGTGTGTAACTGTTATGATTTACAGCAGGTGCTCTAATCAATCAACCAATCACTTTAATTTATAGGGACCCTCCCTGCATTTTCCCAGTTGTTTCATTTCTGCAAGTAATTGATAACACACCGTACTTAAGGTATGTTTTATGCAAGAGTTAATAAGAGCTGACAGATGCTACTGCTGCTTCCTCTCGAAATCGCGGCAACATGCGTTTCCTTATAGAAAGTATAGTCCGAAATTGGGGGGTTTGCTGGTGGTAGAGCTCTGACAGTCCAGCGGGCATGTTTCAGAGGAGAAGACTAATTGATTACACACCCTCGTCGAGCAGATACTACTTCACAGTCTCCCATTTCCACTCAATCAATTGCAAAACCAATTCGGCAAATAATAGGGTTCTATTATGCACATATGCCAGCTATTTAGGTAGTTATAATACATGTCAGTTAAGCCATAAAAACCCTGTTTATTTGCAACATATCTGGAGAATCAAACCATTAGGGTTGAGGGGATATTTAAATCGTCTGGAGCTGCTAAACAATAAGATCGGGTATCCTAATATATTACCAAGTGCTAACTACTGGGCAATTGCCAATTTTATAACCTCGGTGTATGGAATAGACACAACCGTGTTTGACTGTTTTTATTACAGATCATTTCCTACTGCCAGACCAGACCCCCACAATAAAAGCTCTATAACAGCTAAAAACCAAAAGGCATGTCGGGTTTAGATATACATATTGCTTCATATGCCTTGTATATAGTCTCCAgtataaacaaattattttgagtGGTTTTACTCCAGGGAATCGGAAAGTGAAATGGATTCCTATTTCTCTATTATTTTTAGTAAGCACTTTATGCAGCTCATAAAGGAGGTTTCAAATAGTTTGAGAACAGCATAGAAACAGTTATAAAATAGTTAGAGGCCCGCTCCTGCTTTCCTTGCTATTAATAGGATTTTTGCCATTGATACTATAGGAAAAAACTCTTTTGGGGTATCAGATGTAGTTAGGGGGggggaatatatatatatatatatatacacacatatatatagcTTCCCCCTATCGTACATAGGTATATGATATTTAATGCAAGATGTTCTGCAACGTCATTCGATGGAAATATCAAGAAAAagttaaaggggaaaaaaaaaaaaaaagaaaagttatatTAAAGCAGTGCCACCAGACAGATTTTCATgagtgacatttttttcttcgGACGAACACACGGGCTCAGCGGTTCGAGTACACGTTTGCAGTGGCTATATTTAGTGACCAGTTTATCAGGTCACTGTCCAGtgaactgagaaattaaacaaGAGGCAGCAATTCCACGACCATCTGATCTTAGTCCAAACTCACTAAAGAGAGAGGGATCCGTGCAACGCTTAAATGTACCTCACCCCACTCGCTTTGGCCTTTTGGAGCACTCATTACATTAGTTAACCTTTGAAATATGGATTTTCAcgtgctgtttttttttttttttttccttgcaaattgCTTTTGGGAAGCTGACTGGCTCCCTTGCCAGCTATGCTGAGAGCTCCTTAGCTTTTGTCCCTGCCACTGCCTCCTCGAAAAGGACCGTAGGAACATACCCATCAATTGGAGTCTAATAACTCTAAACCCATTTTAGAGGCTTACCAGGCGGTGTAAGCATATCTATTGCGATTTCATAGCTTCAGAGAAATGTATTCTATCTAGACTCTATATCTTCTGTAAATTACCTAATGCTGCTTCAAAAAAGTGTTTGCCATGGAATGAATTATCTCTATCTATATCATATCTATATGTTTATCATAGCTATAGCTTTCAGATATAGCCCAGGCATTACCGGAGATAATATAATGTGGGTGAAGAGATAGACACGTCCGTGTGTGCAGCTGCATGTGTCAAATCCCTGAGTGTATGTAAATAAACTGTAATGCACAGTACATTTTTAGTCGATGTCAACTTTCCCAGTTGGTTAGAGATTGTCAGAACTGCTGAAAGAACTCTGAATAACACACATAGATATATGCAGCGTCTCTATCACTTCTGCTCTAACTTCATCCAATGTGTTTCTTGTTGTCTCCAGCAGAAACTATTCGATTTTCTTTTACTCCTAAATTGGTTTTGCTGTGTGCATTGAGCACTCACAAATATATATTCCCCCCCTCCAGAAtttctcattctctctttctttacttctctctccttcctctattattttttctccccttttctctttctttctttcttttctgtggttACTTCCAGCCTCTTTGTCATTTCCCCCCCTTCCATTTCTCTTCAGCTTATCAATAAACCGGGAGAGCAACAGTAGCCGCTTGATTTGTTAGTAATTATAAGCATACTGTTCCCGCAAACGGGATCTCTAGATGAGTGAGATCGCTTTAAAACGACAGCAGGAAATGGTGGGGAAATGGAGCATGGCGAAACTCAGCGTGAAGCTTTCAGTTCTTTACATGTTTACAATTTTCTGTGCATACATTAAGTCTTaggttgtggtttgttgttttttttcgtGGTGGTGGTGGTTCTCTGTTGGGTTGCTCTCCACAAACGCGTGAAAAAGCGCTAAAGTGCACacggacaagagaaaatgggaaTAAAAGTGCATTTCAGCAGCACTAGAACTAactaattaaataataattaaaaaaatagagataGAATTATGCCTTGAAAATAGATGAATAACAAGGCTGTAAGCTATGAATACCGTTGCAAAACCCCTGGTGAATGATAATTGATTAGGCAATCAATCAGTTAAttagaataaatatattttttctaattattacTAACAAATGTGATGAAGAAACTTATTACTAGTGAGCTATCAAACACCCCcacccccctcttttttttttttttaatctgcctACTGGGCCTGAAATGAATAAAAAGTTTTTTGTTGTCCATTATAACAACAGGACTTTGGTATTATTGGTTATTTGGTCTGACATGGCAGCCAAACCCAAAGTCCAGGGACAACGTCTTGTCCATTGCCACTAAAAGACCCCGttcctattttaattttaatgaataaatacagaaagtgAGTGCTCATGTTCCcttccctcctgtccctcttgcctcctcccctccctttgCTCCACCGCAGTCCCTTTCCCCTGAAAACGGGGACTAAATTTCAAAGTGAAATGTATTCCCTCGAAATTGTTTTGCATTCAGTTAAAGGCGATCCTAAGGTTCCATAGGTAATCCAGGAAAAAGCACGAAACTGAGTGGTAATGAAGCAACAATCTCCGATTCCCTGATCTATCACCTGAAAAGCT is a window of Columba livia isolate bColLiv1 breed racing homer chromosome 3, bColLiv1.pat.W.v2, whole genome shotgun sequence DNA encoding:
- the TFAP2B gene encoding transcription factor AP-2-beta isoform X4, with protein sequence MHSPPREQPAIMLWKLVENVKYEDIYEDRHDGVPSHSSRLSQLGSVSQGPYSSAPPLSHTPSSDFQPPYFPPPYQPLPYHQSQDPYSHVNDPYSLNPLHQPQQHPWGQRQRQDVGSETGSLLPQPRAALPQLSGLDPRRDYHSVRRPDVLLHSAHHGLDSGMGDSLSLHGIGHPGMEEVQSVEDANNSGMNLLDQSVIKKERRCPLYKRHRGALVETQAQTRKLPVPVPPKSVTSLMMNKDGFLGGISVNTGEVFCSVPGRLSLLSSTSKYKVTVGEVQRRLSPPECLNASLLGGVLRRAKSKNGGRSLRERLEKIGLNLPAGRRKAANVTLLTSLVEGEAVHLARDFGYICETEFPAKAVSEYLNRQHTDPSDLHSRKNMLLATKQLCKEFTDLLAQDRTPIGNSRPTPILEPGIQSCLTHFSLITHGFGAPAICAALTALQNYLTEALKGMDKMFLNNNTANRHTSGEGPAKMIFQSVPF
- the TFAP2B gene encoding transcription factor AP-2-beta isoform X12; protein product: MHSPPREQPAIMLWKLVENVKYEDIYEMLVHTYSAMDRHDGVPSHSSRLSQLGSVSQGPYSSAPPLSHTPSSDFQPPYFPPPYQPLPYHQSQDPYSHVNDPYSLNPLHQPQQHPWGQRQRQDVGSETGSLLPQPRAALPQLSGLDPRRDYHSVRRPDVLLHSAHHGLDSGMGDSLSLHGIGHPGMEEVQSVEDANNSGMNLLDQSVIKKVPVPPKSVTSLMMNKDGFLGGISVNTGEVFCSVPGRLSLLSSTSKYKVTVGEVQRRLSPPECLNASLLGGVLRRAKSKNGGRSLRERLEKIGLNLPAGRRKAANVTLLTSLVEGEAVHLARDFGYICETEFPAKAVSEYLNRQHTDPSDLHSRKNMLLATKQLCKEFTDLLAQDRTPIGNSRPTPILEPGIQSCLTHFSLITHGFGAPAICAALTALQNYLTEALKGMDKMFLNNNTANRHTSGEGPGSKTGDKEEKHRK
- the TFAP2B gene encoding transcription factor AP-2-beta isoform X10, translated to MLVHTYSAMDRHDGVPSHSSRLSQLGSVSQGPYSSAPPLSHTPSSDFQPPYFPPPYQPLPYHQSQDPYSHVNDPYSLNPLHQPQQHPWGQRQRQDVGSETGSLLPQPRAALPQLSGLDPRRDYHSVRRPDVLLHSAHHGLDSGMGDSLSLHGIGHPGMEEVQSVEDANNSGMNLLDQSVIKKVPVPPKSVTSLMMNKDGFLGGISVNTGEVFCSVPGRLSLLSSTSKYKVTVGEVQRRLSPPECLNASLLGGVLRRAKSKNGGRSLRERLEKIGLNLPAGRRKAANVTLLTSLVEGEAVHLARDFGYICETEFPAKAVSEYLNRQHTDPSDLHSRKNMLLATKQLCKEFTDLLAQDRTPIGNSRPTPILEPGIQSCLTHFSLITHGFGAPAICAALTALQNYLTEALKGMDKMFLNNNTANRHTSGEGPGSKTGDKEEKHRK
- the TFAP2B gene encoding transcription factor AP-2-beta isoform X7, which translates into the protein MHSPPREQPAIMLWKLVENVKYEDIYEDRHDGVPSHSSRLSQLGSVSQGPYSSAPPLSHTPSSDFQPPYFPPPYQPLPYHQSQDPYSHVNDPYSLNPLHQPQQHPWGQRQRQDVGSETGSLLPQPRAALPQLSGLDPRRDYHSVRRPDVLLHSAHHGLDSGMGDSLSLHGIGHPGMEEVQSVEDANNSGMNLLDQSVIKKVPVPPKSVTSLMMNKDGFLGGISVNTGEVFCSVPGRLSLLSSTSKYKVTVGEVQRRLSPPECLNASLLGGVLRRAKSKNGGRSLRERLEKIGLNLPAGRRKAANVTLLTSLVEGEAVHLARDFGYICETEFPAKAVSEYLNRQHTDPSDLHSRKNMLLATKQLCKEFTDLLAQDRTPIGNSRPTPILEPGIQSCLTHFSLITHGFGAPAICAALTALQNYLTEALKGMDKMFLNNNTANRHTSGEGPGSKTGDKEEKHRK
- the TFAP2B gene encoding transcription factor AP-2-beta isoform X2, producing MHSPPREQPAIMLWKLVENVKYEDIYEDRHDGVPSHSSRLSQLGSVSQGPYSSAPPLSHTPSSDFQPPYFPPPYQPLPYHQSQDPYSHVNDPYSLNPLHQPQQHPWGQRQRQDVGSETGSLLPQPRAALPQLSGLDPRRDYHSVRRPDVLLHSAHHGLDSGMGDSLSLHGIGHPGMEEVQSVEDANNSGMNLLDQSVIKKERRCPLYKRHRGALVETQAQTRKLPVPVPPKSVTSLMMNKDGFLGGISVNTGEVFCSVPGRLSLLSSTSKYKVTVGEVQRRLSPPECLNASLLGGVLRRAKSKNGGRSLRERLEKIGLNLPAGRRKAANVTLLTSLVEGEAVHLARDFGYICETEFPAKAVSEYLNRQHTDPSDLHSRKNMLLATKQLCKEFTDLLAQDRTPIGNSRPTPILEPGIQSCLTHFSLITHGFGAPAICAALTALQNYLTEALKGMDKMFLNNNTANRHTSGEGPGSKTGDKEEKHRK